Genomic segment of Verrucomicrobiia bacterium:
AACCCGGCTTCGCACCGGCTCCAGGAATAGGCCCCGCCCCCTTCCAACCCCTCGCCCCCGGCCCCCAGGGACGAGGGGTTTTTCATGGCGCCTCATCCCCCTCCTCGACGCCATCGCCCCCTCCCTCGACGCCATCGCCCCCACCCTCGACGCCCAATCGCTCCGCCACAAACGCCGCGTTCTGGTGCGCCGGATACACCAGCACCCGGTAGCGACTCCACCATCCCGGTCCCCGCCCCTCCACCCCACACTCCACCCTCACCCCGCCCCCTCCAACTCCGGCCACCCTCCATCGCGCCCTCTTCCCCTCCTCCCCCCGCACCGCCACGGCATGCACCACCATCGCCTCGCGTCCGCCCAGTCGCGACGCCACCGCCACCCACTCCGAGTCCCAATTCTTGGTCCCCGCCGCCAGATCCCACGACTTCTCCGACGCATCGAATCCCCACCCCTCGAACCCCGCCCAGTCCCCGGCCAACCCCCAACTCCGCCCGGACTTCATCGCCCCGTCCCCCGCAGCCTCCACCCTCGATTCCCAGTCCACCCGAACCTCCTCCCATCCCGGCTCAACCGTCACCCCCAGCGTCCTCGACTCCCGCACCTCCAACGCCAACGCCCCCTCCCCCACGCGCCAACGCAGGGTCTCCCGCACCGTGGCCCGCGGCGGTCCGTCCTCGTCCCTGGACACCTCGATCGTCGGCGCGTCCGCCTCCCATGCTGCACCCGGCACCCGGCCGCCTTCCCAACCCCAGCCCAACCCGCCCTCCAGCACGTTCTCGCCCCGCAACGTGTGCAGCGCCACCACCCCCGGCCCGGCGCCTTCCCGCCGGATCCCGTACACCAGCAACGTCCGGTCCCGAAACCGCAACGTCACCTCCCGCCTCTCCCGATCCATCCGCGCCTCGATCCACTCGCCCGGAACCCGCCAGTGCTCGGCCGCCCCCGCCGGCGTCCCGGTCATGCCCCCGATCGCCCCCCCCGCCACGACGCCCGCCAACCCGGCCAGCCACCCCCGCATGACATTCCGACCCCGCCACACGCTTCCGGTCGTGCCCACACGCATCATGCCGCATTCAGTCGCCAACCCGCCCCGCCACGCAAGCCCACCCTCCTCTGCGTTCGATGCCTCGCCGCCGCGGAGTCGTCACCAGAACGTCCATTGCCCCGCCCCCGCACCCCCTCCTAGCGTGAGTCCCCAATGGTCGCCTTGCCCGCCCGGCCGCCGCTGCCTTCCGCGGCTGTTCCCGCCCCGTCGCGTCACCCGTCGCGCGACTCGTCGCCTGTCCCGGCCCCGACCCCGCGCTGGCGTGCCTGGACCCATGACCACCTGTTCCACCGCAATCACCGTCATCGCCTCGTCTATAACACCTGCTGGGAGGATCCCCGCATCGACCGCGCCCTCCTTGAACTCGATTCATCGAGCCGCGTCGTGATGATCGCCAGCGCGGGCTGCAACGCCCTCGACTATCTCCTCGACGACCCCGCCGAAATCCACGCCATCGACGTCAACCCCCGTCAGATCGCCCTCCTGGAACTCAAGCTCGCCCTGATCGCCCGCGGCGGGTTCGACGACTTCCGCCGCGTCTTTGGCGAAGGCGCTCATCCCGGATTCAACGCCCTCCTCGACGAACTGGCTCCCTTCCTGACCACCCCCACCCGCGCCTTCTGGTCGGCCAAACGCCATTACTTCAACGGCGGCGCCGTCCGACGTTCCTTCTACTATCACGGCTCGTCCGGCAACGTGGCATGGCTCCTCCGAACCCTTGTCCTCCGCCCCAGGCCCGCCCTCTGGCGCGACCTCGAACGTCTCCTCCACGCCGGCTCCCTCGGGGAGCAGCAGGAGGCCTTCGACCGCCTCGAACCCCTCTTCTGGAACCTCTTCACCGCCTGGCTCGTCCGCCAACCCCTCACCCTTTCCCTCCTCGGAGTGCCCCGCCCCCAGGCCCGCCTCATGGTCGAACACCGCACCGACGGCGTGCCCGGCTACATCCGCGAAAAACTCCGCCATGTCGCCACCGCCGTGCCCATGCGCGACAATTACTTCTGGCGCGTGTACGTCACCGGCTCCTACTCCACCGACTGCTCGCCAGCCTACCTCCAGCCCGCCCATTTCAACCCTCTCCGCCAACGCGCCTCACGCATCCACACCCACACGGGATACCTGTCCGATTTCCTTGCCCATCATCCCGCCCCCTACTCCCATTACGTCCTGCTGGATCACCAGGACTGGCTCGCCTGGCACGATCCCGATGCCCTCGCCCGGGAATGGCACCTGATTCTCGCCAACAGCCGCCCCGGTACCCGCATCCTGTTCCGCTCCGCAGCGCCCCGCGTCAACTACCTCCCTGAATTCGCCGTGAACCGGTTGCGGTTCCATCCCGACCGGACCGACCCCCTCCATCGGACCGATCGCGTCGGAACCTACGGCAGCCTCTACCTCGCGGAAGTCCTGTGACCCCCGACCGGGAATCCGACAACGCCCGCGCCCTCCGCCGCTACTATGCGTTCCATTCCCGCGTCTATGACGCCACGCGCTGGACCTTCCTCTTCGGACGCCGTGCCCTGATCCGGCACCTCGCCAGCACCTGTCGCCCCACCCGCATCCTCGAGATCGGCTGCGGGACCGGAACGAACCTGCTCCAACTCGCCAGCGCCTTCCCCCAGGCCAGGCTCCTCGGACTCGACGGCAGCCCCGCCATGCTCGCAGTGGCCCGGCGCAAACTTCGCCCCCTCGGATCCCGCATCACCCTCGTCCCCGCCTATTACCTTCAACCCGGCCAGCTTCCGCTCCGCCCGGACCTGATCGTCTTCTCCTACTGCCTCACCATGATCAATCCGGGCTGGGAAACCACTCTCGACGCCGCCGCGGCCGACCTCGATCCGGAGGGCTGCCTCGCCGTGGTGGACTTCGCCGGTTCCCCGGTCCCCGCCTTCCGCCGCTGGATGAGCCTCCATCACGTCCGCATGGAACCGCATCTCGGGCCCGCGCTGCGCACCCGCTTCATCGCCGACCACGACAGCACGCGCAACGCCTGCGCCGGCTTGTGGCGCTACCTCACCTTCATCGGACGCCCCAAGGTCCCCCCGGACCCCGGAGCCGCCGCCCGCCCCGCCCACATGCCGCCCCCCTCCACCTTCATGGATTGGGCGCGGACGACGCTTCGTCCACCGCCCGACGCAGTTCGTCCGCCATGAACCGGTAGTGGTCTTCCAGCATCGAGAAGTCCTCGATCACCTGGTACGCCTCCGCCCGACGCCCCCGCTCCGCCAGATACGCCGCCAGCTTCCCCACCGCGTCCGGCGATCCCGGCGCGATGTCCCGCGCCAGCCGGTACGCCTGCTCCGACTCCGCGTGCAGGTTCTGTCGGGCCAGTTGCGCCGCCTGCCCGGTCGCCAGTTGCGCGTAGGCCGCCCGCGCCGGCGCATCGGGCGGCAGACTCGCATCCGCCTGCAACCGCTGCGCCGTGTCCTGCCAGAACTGCAACGACCCCGCCGCCCGCGCCTCGACTCCCACCGCCGCCGTTCCCGGCCCGGGCAGTTCCAGAACCGGCCCCAAGGGCATCGCCTGCGCCGCCAGCCCGGGCATCGCCACCGATTGCTCCAGCGCGAACGGCAGCGCCGGATTCCGCTCCATCAACAACCGCACCAGCTTCTCGT
This window contains:
- a CDS encoding BtaA family protein: MVALPARPPLPSAAVPAPSRHPSRDSSPVPAPTPRWRAWTHDHLFHRNHRHRLVYNTCWEDPRIDRALLELDSSSRVVMIASAGCNALDYLLDDPAEIHAIDVNPRQIALLELKLALIARGGFDDFRRVFGEGAHPGFNALLDELAPFLTTPTRAFWSAKRHYFNGGAVRRSFYYHGSSGNVAWLLRTLVLRPRPALWRDLERLLHAGSLGEQQEAFDRLEPLFWNLFTAWLVRQPLTLSLLGVPRPQARLMVEHRTDGVPGYIREKLRHVATAVPMRDNYFWRVYVTGSYSTDCSPAYLQPAHFNPLRQRASRIHTHTGYLSDFLAHHPAPYSHYVLLDHQDWLAWHDPDALAREWHLILANSRPGTRILFRSAAPRVNYLPEFAVNRLRFHPDRTDPLHRTDRVGTYGSLYLAEVL
- a CDS encoding methyltransferase domain-containing protein: MTPDRESDNARALRRYYAFHSRVYDATRWTFLFGRRALIRHLASTCRPTRILEIGCGTGTNLLQLASAFPQARLLGLDGSPAMLAVARRKLRPLGSRITLVPAYYLQPGQLPLRPDLIVFSYCLTMINPGWETTLDAAAADLDPEGCLAVVDFAGSPVPAFRRWMSLHHVRMEPHLGPALRTRFIADHDSTRNACAGLWRYLTFIGRPKVPPDPGAAARPAHMPPPSTFMDWARTTLRPPPDAVRPP